The following proteins are encoded in a genomic region of Arcobacter suis CECT 7833:
- the accD gene encoding acetyl-CoA carboxylase, carboxyltransferase subunit beta encodes MDLRNLFSKISFDSKSKEQPTKKDAPSHWIKCPECSALMFFKEVEAQNNICPKCNFHMRIGAKRRIEILTDKDSFVEYDIELKPNDPLKFVDKTSYKKRVEEALKNTGRTSSVVSGEAKINEIPVQLVVFDFAYMGGSLGSVEGEKIVRAVNRAISKEQGLIIISASGGARMQESTFALMQMAKTSAALKKLDHAKLPYISILTDPTMGGVSASFAFLGDIIMAEPGALIGFAGQRVIKQTIGADLPAGFQRAEFLLEKGSIDMVVSRSNMKQTLTHLLSMFQKEKIS; translated from the coding sequence ATGGATTTAAGAAACTTATTTAGCAAAATTTCTTTTGATAGTAAATCAAAAGAACAGCCAACAAAAAAGGATGCCCCAAGTCATTGGATTAAATGTCCTGAGTGTAGTGCCTTAATGTTTTTTAAAGAGGTAGAAGCTCAAAATAATATTTGTCCAAAATGTAATTTTCACATGAGAATTGGGGCAAAAAGAAGAATTGAAATTTTAACTGATAAAGATAGTTTTGTTGAATATGATATTGAATTAAAACCAAATGACCCTTTAAAATTTGTTGATAAAACTTCTTATAAAAAAAGAGTAGAAGAAGCACTAAAAAACACTGGACGTACATCTTCAGTAGTTAGTGGTGAAGCAAAAATAAATGAAATTCCAGTTCAGTTAGTAGTTTTTGATTTTGCTTATATGGGTGGAAGTTTAGGTTCAGTTGAAGGTGAAAAAATTGTACGAGCAGTTAATCGAGCAATATCAAAAGAGCAAGGACTTATTATAATTTCTGCTTCTGGAGGTGCAAGAATGCAAGAATCAACATTTGCTTTAATGCAAATGGCAAAAACTTCAGCAGCATTAAAAAAACTTGACCATGCGAAACTTCCATATATTTCTATTTTAACAGACCCTACAATGGGCGGAGTTTCTGCTTCATTTGCATTTTTAGGTGATATTATTATGGCAGAACCAGGTGCATTAATTGGATTTGCAGGACAAAGGGTAATTAAACAAACGATTGGAGCTGATTTACCAGCAGGATTCCAACGAGCTGAGTTTTTACTTGAAAAAGGTTCAATCGATATGGTTGTTAGTAGATCTAACATGAAACAAACTTTAACACATTTATTAAGTATGTTTCAAAAAGAAAAGATTAGTTAA